The DNA region AACTGGAGGGCGAGTGGGCCCAGGTGAACTTCACCTACGCCGGGCACCCCTGCACCCTGCTGCGGGTGCCCGAGCCCGTGCCCGGCGGCCTGAGCGTGGACGGGACGCACTACGCGGCGTACTCCCGGGTCTGCACCCACCTGGGCTGCGCGGTGAACCTCGTGCGCGACCTGGAGGTTCTCGCCTTCGCGTACAACTACCGCCCACCCCTGGAGGATAGACACCCGCAACTGGGCTGCCCCTGCCACTACAGCGTGTTCGACCCGCTGAAGGCCGGGGAGGCCGTCTTCGGCAAGGCGAACGGCCCGCTGCCACGGGTGCGGCTGGAGGCGCGCGGCGGCGACCTGTACGC from Deinococcus aetherius includes:
- a CDS encoding Rieske 2Fe-2S domain-containing protein; this translates as MKPGPKKLTRRDLLERWWLVPVAGTLGAFGYMGWYASRVTFGKERVGEPDFQPGEAVRVASRAQLEGEWAQVNFTYAGHPCTLLRVPEPVPGGLSVDGTHYAAYSRVCTHLGCAVNLVRDLEVLAFAYNYRPPLEDRHPQLGCPCHYSVFDPLKAGEAVFGKANGPLPRVRLEARGGDLYATGIEPAPALGG